A stretch of the Clostridium botulinum genome encodes the following:
- a CDS encoding NUDIX hydrolase: MNNIISVFKNRKGESIEKFRKSSVMILLIEEEGEIYLVFEKRALSLRKQPGDVSLSGGAIEDGETPKDAAIRETFEELNINKEDFEFIGEMDYLITPFNSIIYTFVGKITTDVIYPNKNEVDHIFKVPLKFFIENKPQKYEGMIKQHYKDDFPFNLINGGKNYKFSSKTYYQYFYKYNEYVIWGFTAMIIKRFIEIIK; encoded by the coding sequence ATGAATAATATAATAAGTGTATTTAAAAATAGAAAGGGGGAATCTATAGAAAAATTTAGAAAGAGTTCAGTTATGATATTGCTTATAGAAGAAGAAGGAGAAATTTATTTAGTATTTGAAAAAAGAGCTTTAAGTTTAAGAAAGCAACCTGGAGATGTATCACTTTCAGGAGGAGCAATAGAGGATGGAGAAACACCTAAAGATGCTGCAATTAGAGAAACATTCGAAGAATTAAATATAAATAAAGAAGATTTTGAATTTATTGGAGAAATGGATTATCTTATAACTCCATTTAATTCTATAATATATACATTTGTGGGTAAAATTACAACGGACGTAATTTATCCAAATAAGAATGAAGTTGATCATATATTTAAAGTACCATTGAAATTTTTTATTGAAAATAAACCCCAAAAGTATGAAGGAATGATAAAGCAACACTATAAAGATGATTTCCCTTTTAATCTTATCAATGGTGGAAAAAACTACAAATTTAGTTCGAAAACATATTATCAATATTTTTATAAATATAATGAATATGTAATATGGGGATTTACTGCAATGATAATTAAAAGATTTATAGAGATAATTAAATAA
- a CDS encoding D-alanyl-D-alanine carboxypeptidase family protein: MRRKISTLLLTTLIFLSFCTTAFAANLNAPNIVGKSAIVVDAKTGEVIYTKDVDTSPMYPASTTKLLTALLLAENKQPTDILTYTNGASKQPEYTLRSFLKGQLKVGDKMSADDAMKGLLLHSANDIAYMIADNVAGNVDNFAKMMNDKIKKLGLTHTHFVTPNGLDTGITDHYTSAYDLSVIGKAAYENEWVRKTMNLKKDKIELTNGVLGYPENRNKLLGQTLDSKIGINIKNVPVSNAVCIGGKTGYTSKAGRCLVAMFNKDGRILIGVVMKSAYDKNDTYVFNDMVKIVNWAYSAKQVPLYKADTELKTLSIKYRPLKFFGPTKTINIPVTVKEDVTYYDNEFNKAETKTEFELPDIDIGIGKLSKNKSIGKLVLKQRTATKTYDLYPTISSSGLIKDNILLYLGLGIGCIVVIGLIIFISKFISNKFRRGRRNKRMF, from the coding sequence TTGAGACGTAAAATTTCAACTTTATTACTAACAACATTAATCTTTCTTTCATTTTGTACAACAGCCTTCGCTGCTAATCTTAATGCACCAAATATAGTTGGAAAATCTGCAATTGTAGTTGATGCTAAAACTGGAGAAGTAATATATACTAAAGATGTTGATACATCTCCAATGTATCCAGCAAGTACCACTAAACTTTTAACAGCTTTATTATTAGCAGAAAACAAGCAACCTACTGATATACTTACATATACCAATGGTGCTTCAAAACAACCTGAATATACTTTACGTTCCTTTCTTAAGGGTCAACTTAAAGTAGGAGATAAGATGAGTGCTGATGATGCAATGAAAGGATTACTTTTACATTCAGCTAATGATATAGCTTATATGATAGCTGACAATGTGGCAGGAAACGTAGATAATTTTGCCAAGATGATGAATGACAAAATTAAAAAACTAGGTTTAACACATACCCATTTTGTAACACCTAATGGGTTAGATACTGGAATTACAGACCACTATACTTCAGCTTATGATTTAAGTGTTATAGGCAAGGCAGCTTATGAAAATGAATGGGTAAGAAAAACTATGAATCTTAAAAAAGATAAAATAGAACTAACAAATGGAGTTCTTGGTTACCCTGAAAATAGAAATAAACTACTAGGTCAAACTTTAGATTCTAAGATAGGTATTAATATTAAAAATGTTCCTGTATCTAATGCAGTGTGTATAGGTGGTAAAACTGGTTACACTTCTAAAGCAGGAAGATGTTTAGTAGCTATGTTTAATAAGGATGGTAGAATCCTTATTGGAGTTGTAATGAAATCAGCTTACGATAAAAATGATACATATGTATTTAATGATATGGTCAAAATTGTCAATTGGGCATATTCAGCAAAACAAGTACCTCTTTATAAAGCAGATACTGAATTAAAAACTTTATCTATAAAGTATAGACCTTTAAAATTCTTCGGACCTACAAAAACAATTAATATTCCTGTAACAGTAAAAGAAGATGTTACCTACTATGATAATGAATTCAATAAAGCAGAAACTAAAACCGAATTTGAATTACCGGACATAGACATAGGCATAGGCAAATTAAGCAAAAACAAGAGTATTGGTAAGCTAGTATTAAAACAAAGAACTGCAACTAAAACTTATGATTTATATCCTACAATTTCTTCTTCAGGTTTAATAAAAGATAACATACTTTTATATTTAGGCTTAGGTATTGGATGTATTGTAGTAATCGGATTAATTATTTTTATCTCTAAATTTATCTCAAATAAATTTAGAAGAGGTAGAAGAAATAAACGTATGTTCTAG
- a CDS encoding aminopeptidase, with amino-acid sequence MSDIRLKKLARLLVNYSAEVKKGDFVLVQCENICEPWMVEVVKEAIIAGAHVETKLTSHEVDRIKLKYSTEEQLQEENFIQKISLDKADVWLTAWGTKNTKANANIDPKVLKLSAKGATSWREIYSKKMGDGSLRWCGTQFPTYADAQEASMSLDEYEDFVYGAGLLDSDDPVQEWKKVSEYQEKWVKYLDTKKELHIISEGTDIKVNIEGRKWINCDGKVNFPDGEVFTSPVEDGINGFITFSFPGIYMGKEIEGIKLEVENGRIINATAKKGEELLKTLLLIDEGASKFGEVAIGTNYGIKKFTRNMLFDEKIGGTIHMAIGDSMPEAGGKNTSTIHWDMLCDMRNGGKIYADNELFYENGKFIEKVL; translated from the coding sequence ATGTCAGATATAAGATTAAAAAAGTTGGCTAGACTATTGGTTAATTATTCAGCAGAAGTGAAAAAAGGCGATTTTGTGCTTGTGCAATGTGAAAATATATGTGAGCCTTGGATGGTTGAAGTAGTAAAAGAGGCTATAATTGCAGGAGCACATGTAGAAACTAAATTAACTTCTCATGAAGTAGATCGAATAAAGTTAAAATATAGTACTGAAGAACAATTGCAAGAAGAAAATTTTATACAAAAGATTTCTTTAGACAAGGCAGATGTGTGGTTAACTGCATGGGGAACCAAGAATACTAAAGCAAATGCCAATATTGATCCTAAAGTATTAAAATTAAGTGCTAAAGGAGCTACAAGTTGGAGAGAGATTTATTCAAAAAAAATGGGAGATGGATCACTTAGATGGTGTGGAACCCAATTTCCAACTTATGCGGATGCACAAGAGGCCAGTATGAGCCTTGATGAGTATGAGGATTTTGTGTATGGAGCTGGTCTTTTGGATTCAGATGATCCAGTACAAGAGTGGAAAAAGGTAAGTGAATATCAAGAAAAATGGGTAAAATATTTAGACACAAAAAAGGAATTACATATTATCTCAGAAGGAACTGATATAAAAGTAAATATAGAAGGTAGAAAATGGATAAATTGCGATGGGAAAGTTAACTTTCCAGATGGAGAGGTATTTACATCTCCTGTTGAAGATGGAATTAATGGATTTATAACTTTTAGTTTTCCAGGAATTTATATGGGAAAAGAGATTGAGGGAATAAAATTAGAAGTTGAAAATGGTAGGATTATAAATGCAACAGCAAAAAAAGGAGAAGAACTTTTAAAAACACTTTTATTAATTGATGAAGGAGCTTCTAAATTTGGAGAAGTTGCTATAGGAACTAATTATGGAATTAAAAAGTTTACAAGAAATATGTTGTTTGACGAGAAAATAGGCGGAACTATTCATATGGCAATAGGTGATTCTATGCCAGAAGCAGGTGGAAAAAATACATCTACTATTCATTGGGATATGCTTTGTGACATGAGAAATGGTGGTAAGATATATGCAGATAACGAGCTATTCTATGAAAATGGAAAATTTATAGAAAAAGTATTATAG
- a CDS encoding DUF4397 domain-containing protein → MTLYPYWRIETKSFIRLLHASPNTPSVDVYLNNQLITPNLKYKDFTQYISIIPGLYNIKVFPAGKLSYPIIDTQIKIPSNKIFTLALENTLKNIHVLPYEEPKLPIPPNNAYIKFVHLSPDTPNLDITLPNDTILFKDVEFEKGTDYTPIKTGTYTIQAKPTGTNKVILTIPNIVLKPNRFYTLYAIGNSSGNPPLQMLIPLDGNSYITI, encoded by the coding sequence ATGACTTTATATCCTTATTGGAGAATTGAAACTAAATCTTTTATAAGACTACTTCATGCATCACCAAATACACCATCAGTAGACGTATATTTGAATAATCAACTAATAACTCCTAATTTAAAATATAAAGACTTTACTCAATATATTTCCATAATACCTGGTCTATATAATATAAAGGTTTTTCCTGCTGGTAAACTCTCATATCCTATTATTGATACCCAAATAAAAATACCTTCTAATAAAATTTTTACATTAGCACTTGAAAATACACTTAAAAATATTCACGTCCTTCCTTATGAAGAACCTAAACTTCCAATACCTCCAAATAATGCTTACATTAAATTTGTACATCTATCTCCTGATACTCCAAACCTAGATATAACTTTGCCTAATGATACTATACTTTTCAAAGATGTAGAATTTGAAAAAGGAACAGACTATACCCCAATAAAAACAGGTACTTATACGATTCAAGCTAAACCAACTGGAACTAATAAAGTTATTTTAACAATACCAAACATAGTGTTAAAACCTAATAGATTTTATACTCTTTATGCCATTGGAAATTCAAGTGGTAATCCTCCTTTACAAATGTTAATACCCCTTGATGGCAATTCCTATATAACTATATAA
- a CDS encoding YgeY family selenium metabolism-linked hydrolase: protein MDIKSVIIKKIEEYRGSITNFLIDMINIHSVTYNEKEVILRVKEEMDKIGFDETFIDGMGNIIGRLGNGSKVIAIEAHVDTVDVGDDDLWNQNPFSPEIKDDVIYGRGTLEQKGAMASIVYSGKAIKDLDLTGDYTVYVIGSIMKEEYDGEAWKYIIEKDNIKPDFVVITEPTNLNIHIGSRGRAEIEVIINGLSTDSGDCIRGINAIYKALPVVKDLEKLNQLYKSDILGKASISVNKISCESPSKSCISDKCIISIDRRMVLGENVDDIIKELSCLKSIKNHNVKINIANKITYTGYSYSTNNILKPWIIDKDSFILKKTIEAYKTMYDIEPEIKKSILTTNGSITYGMFKIPTIGFGPGKEILAYSPREQVSIDDLIKACELYAILPLKLSTK, encoded by the coding sequence ATGGACATAAAAAGTGTAATAATAAAAAAGATAGAGGAGTATAGAGGGAGTATTACTAATTTTCTTATTGATATGATAAATATACATAGTGTTACTTATAATGAAAAAGAAGTTATATTAAGAGTTAAAGAAGAAATGGACAAAATTGGATTTGATGAAACATTCATAGATGGAATGGGTAATATTATTGGAAGATTAGGAAATGGAAGTAAAGTTATAGCTATAGAAGCTCATGTTGATACAGTAGATGTAGGGGATGATGATTTATGGAATCAAAATCCATTTAGTCCTGAAATTAAGGACGATGTTATATATGGAAGAGGTACACTTGAGCAAAAAGGTGCTATGGCGTCAATTGTGTATAGTGGTAAAGCTATTAAAGATTTGGACCTCACAGGGGATTATACGGTTTATGTAATAGGATCTATAATGAAAGAAGAATATGATGGAGAAGCTTGGAAATATATAATAGAGAAGGATAATATAAAACCTGATTTTGTTGTTATAACTGAACCTACAAATCTAAATATTCATATAGGAAGTAGGGGAAGGGCCGAAATAGAAGTTATTATAAATGGATTAAGCACTGATTCAGGAGATTGTATAAGGGGGATAAATGCTATTTATAAGGCTCTTCCTGTAGTTAAAGATTTAGAGAAATTAAACCAATTATATAAAAGTGATATTTTAGGAAAAGCCTCTATTTCTGTTAATAAAATATCTTGTGAAAGTCCATCTAAATCATGTATATCTGATAAATGCATTATTAGCATTGATAGAAGAATGGTTTTAGGAGAAAATGTAGATGATATTATTAAGGAATTAAGTTGTTTAAAATCTATTAAAAATCACAATGTTAAAATAAACATAGCAAATAAGATAACATATACGGGGTATAGTTATAGTACCAATAATATTTTAAAGCCATGGATTATAGATAAAGATAGTTTTATATTAAAAAAAACTATTGAAGCATATAAAACCATGTATGATATAGAGCCAGAAATAAAAAAATCGATATTAACTACAAATGGAAGTATAACTTATGGTATGTTTAAAATTCCGACTATAGGTTTTGGTCCAGGCAAAGAAATATTGGCATATAGTCCAAGAGAACAAGTTTCAATAGATGACTTAATAAAAGCTTGTGAACTATATGCAATATTACCGTTAAAGTTAAGTACAAAATAA
- a CDS encoding L,D-transpeptidase family protein produces the protein MKCERNAIILFFIFIFSLTSLCSIKVYGKTFKKNLLIKKSINTESHSIENNTDEKELSQNKNTLEKNKDNPAVSEIKEKKFTPLKLGSRGNEVKTLQQKLNKFGYKINSDGIFGDSTETALYDFQKRNDLSKDGIVGKSTLKKLDLEPTEKTMYNPKDNIFSPVDSSNYFENFINKRNSNSVTDYYIWVNTNTPKTYIFKGYNHHWKLIKTLPCTVGKSSTPTIKGTFSIGNKGESFIVKNNPKLMCKYFTQINGDYLFHTILLNRNGSVANGILGAKLSHGCIRLSINDAKFIYYNIPKKTTIYIN, from the coding sequence ATGAAATGCGAAAGAAATGCAATAATATTATTTTTTATCTTTATATTTTCTTTAACTTCATTGTGTAGCATTAAAGTATATGGGAAAACCTTCAAAAAAAATTTATTAATTAAAAAAAGTATAAACACAGAATCTCATAGCATTGAAAATAATACTGATGAAAAAGAATTATCTCAAAATAAAAATACCTTAGAGAAAAATAAAGATAATCCCGCAGTATCAGAAATTAAAGAAAAAAAATTTACACCTTTAAAATTAGGCTCACGTGGAAATGAGGTTAAAACATTACAACAAAAACTTAATAAATTTGGATATAAAATAAATTCTGATGGAATATTTGGTGATTCTACTGAAACTGCACTTTACGACTTTCAAAAAAGAAATGATTTATCTAAAGACGGTATAGTCGGTAAATCAACTTTAAAAAAGTTAGATTTAGAGCCAACGGAAAAAACTATGTATAATCCCAAAGACAATATTTTTTCTCCCGTTGATAGCTCTAATTACTTTGAAAATTTTATAAACAAAAGAAATTCAAATAGTGTAACAGACTACTATATATGGGTAAATACTAATACACCTAAAACTTATATATTTAAAGGATATAATCATCATTGGAAACTTATAAAAACGTTACCCTGCACTGTTGGAAAATCCTCTACCCCTACGATAAAAGGAACTTTTTCTATAGGAAATAAAGGTGAATCATTTATTGTCAAAAATAATCCTAAATTGATGTGTAAATATTTCACTCAAATAAATGGAGATTATCTATTTCATACAATATTGCTGAATAGAAATGGAAGCGTTGCAAATGGCATACTAGGCGCTAAATTATCTCATGGGTGTATAAGACTTTCCATAAATGATGCAAAATTTATTTATTATAATATACCTAAAAAAACTACTATATATATAAATTGA
- a CDS encoding phosphatase PAP2 family protein has translation MYISDSDNNKNIVKYYLYLLGLLSIGWITFFIIKLRDSFVTGGGKFDNIAINYVSSIRNHTLNKLVVIVSKSGDTITAIIFTILVFAFFYIIRRKKEAWFYSITVLIIAIISQVLKFIVKRPRPTGNWLVNIHGYSFPSGHSVLSMTAALLIIYFVLTSLSNKGVAVVLSILIYIYGSSVGLSRVYVGVHYISDVVGGWTLATICVFISLLIFNKINNKESTKYIL, from the coding sequence ATGTACATAAGTGATTCAGATAATAATAAAAATATTGTAAAATATTACTTGTATTTACTGGGATTATTATCTATAGGATGGATAACTTTTTTTATTATAAAATTAAGAGATAGTTTTGTTACTGGCGGAGGAAAATTTGATAATATAGCAATTAATTATGTTTCAAGTATTAGAAACCATACTCTTAATAAGCTAGTAGTTATAGTAAGTAAAAGTGGTGATACAATAACAGCTATAATATTTACCATTTTAGTATTTGCGTTTTTCTACATAATAAGAAGAAAAAAAGAAGCTTGGTTTTATTCTATAACAGTTTTAATAATTGCCATTATTAGTCAAGTGTTAAAATTTATAGTTAAAAGACCAAGACCAACAGGAAATTGGCTTGTAAATATACATGGATATAGTTTCCCAAGTGGTCATTCCGTATTATCTATGACAGCTGCTTTACTCATAATATATTTTGTTTTAACAAGTTTAAGCAATAAGGGAGTAGCGGTAGTATTAAGTATACTTATATATATTTATGGTTCGTCAGTAGGACTTAGTAGAGTATACGTGGGTGTGCATTATATAAGTGATGTAGTTGGAGGTTGGACTCTTGCAACTATATGTGTTTTTATAAGCTTATTAATATTTAACAAAATAAATAATAAAGAATCTACTAAGTATATATTATAA